TGCAACTGTTGTACAAAAGTGAATGTTATTTTGAGtgagaaattctgttttcttatttATGAAGGAAATAGTTTTCTTGGGAGTAAGCATCCATAAATGTAATATATTTCATGATTTTGAAAAGGCTTATTAATCATGGGacatgagaaaaatgaaagtgtttCATTCTCCAAAGATCTGTTAGCAATTATTATTACAAGTataaatttttgctttaaatggaAATGCTTCTTCAAAAACTTAGTATTAAACTTCTTACTAAAACTCAGTAGtttaaaatgctggaaaaatatctaaaatggcaaagacagaaaattcaGAGGGAGATTATTTTGAAATACGCCAGTGTAATTTTGAGCTTCTCAAGTGCAGCcctgaattttctctttttcactgcAATTCATACTTTGTGAAACTTCTTGGATAGGTTATATTTAAAGCTACATTCACTTGCCTGAATAagtcaaataaatattttgtcatttaaaattatatagaTCTGCTTATGTTAGTGTGCCATTTGAAATGAGACCCCATTGAGGTAACCATGCAGGTATTTGTGCTGGTATGGCAGTAGTGAAGTGGGGTATCTGTGTACTGTACCCGCATTCTGTGCTGAGCAAAATCACACGGACTTCCAGAAATAAGCAATGGTTTTTAAGAGCAGCTTTATTTAATGTTGCAGCAGCAAGTGTCATTTGTACCATATAATTATGTAAATTGGGTGCtaataaatactatttttcaacattttgcATTGTGTTCATAATTCTGCATTTTATCACAAGATGTGTGTGGTTTTGGTGTGAGTGCTAGGAGGGGAAAGTGCATTAAGACCAAGACTAATAGACTTGTTTGGAGGGGCTTGAGGTAACTCCATGTGAAATTCTTGTTGAACTGTGCAGCGTGTCACTATTCACAGGAGTGCCTTgttttttgtgttctctgggtGTCTTGGTTTCATCCTGCTCCACCAGCTTGGCTCTGTTGTCACCGCACATCTCTCCATGTGCTGAGGCACATGGTCCCTGTGTGGGGGTGAATGTGGGGTGAGCAGACATGCGGAGTGGGTGTGGTTGTGCAGGAGCTGGTCTGTCAGCGGGCGTTGTTCGCAGCCAGACACGTGGCTCTTCCCGAGGACAGCGTTCATTCAGCATAAAAAGAAACGCGTGGTTCTGCCCTTGGGGAGAGGATGAGGGAGAGCAAACCACACATCACAGATGGCAGCTGCGTTGCTACAGGAAGGTGCTCAGAATGGCACTGTGAAGGGGTGGCAGGAGAACCTACACAGAACTGAGCAGAACAAGTTGTTGTCAGTGAGTCCATCCTGTTTTTTCTGAGCTTGTAGGTGGGATAAGTGAAGTTCTCATCTTTTCTCGATAGGTGTAAAATAGCCTGATTTAGTCCTAGTCATCTTCCTGCCTCGTAGGAAAGGAAGAATTGCTTTATGAATTGACAGTACAATCTCATTCACCCCAGTGTGACTGCCTCTAGAGGGTTCCTGAGGTAGGGGGAAAGAAGATTTAGTGAATAATGTACAAGTGACCCTCACATGTGGGAGGCCTTCCTAACATGCTTATGGGTTTGCCTATGAACAAGACATGGCCCCATGATGATTTGCATGTGAGAAAAGTGAGTACACTTGGTGATACAGGGGAACTTCTACAATTTCTTGTGcttaaaaagaagtaatttctatGAGTGCTGGAATTCTTGAACTGCATTATCAGAGTTCTCATTAGAAATCTGAGAAGGGGTTAAACTGGTGTTAAGAAAAATAACACGTTTCTTGCCATTCAGTAAGACTGACACAGTTGATTGTGAGCAGTGTTGCTGATGCAGTGCTAAAACCCTCATCACCCTTCCTCCCCCAGTTTAACGaggaaaaaagattattttgagGAATTTGAAGCATTCAGCTGCATAGATGTACATTTGTAATGTTTTCAATGTGTAGGTGACTTAGCAGATGTAAATGGCCTGGTACTTCCTAAGATGTCTCAAAATGAGAtgggaatggaaaagaaaagggatcAAGTTGTTTCCATAATGTTGCTCAGGGACAGAGAAAAATAGCTAGCAGAATGATAGTGACTTTTTTCAaccatgaaataatttaaagtaCACACACCACAGAAAAGTGACTTAAATTTGGTGTCTCAGTAATATTTCTGATACTACTTACTGCTTGCTTTGACTTTCTAAGTAGATAACATGGATAATTTTTTGTGGGGTTATAGGCAGAGTGTTAAATCACTAAATATGTTTAGATTGGGTTGATCCTGGCTGGATGCTTAACTCCGGAGCTTTTCCTGGTTACTGGTATGGTTTTCCTTGTGTGCTGGAGAGCCATGGGGGAAGGAGcatgaggaggaaggggaagctTGTCTGCCCACCTGTCAGCAGCAGCCATGGAGAGACTCTCCTCTTGCTGaaccagcaaagcagcagcagctgaggagcaggaggtgcaCACTGCAGGCGATGCCTTCTGTGCAGGGCGgcacagtgacagcagaaaTGCTGAGTGTCCCACTCCGGGGAAACAGGACTTTGAGTTACCTCTCTCTGATGGCTGAACTCTTAATTGAATTTGGTGGCTCACTGAAAATGTGAGTGGCTAATGCTGGAGTTGGAAGAGATGCTGAAACTGAGCTCTTCCAAGGCTTCCAGAGCATGAGCATCAGTAGGTATTTCCAGGTGGGTGTTCTGCATTGTGGTTGCTGAGCACTGATAAGCCACCAGCCCAACTCTGAGTGCAAAGATGCTTATTTCTTGGGGAGAGGGTGGTCAGACACCCTCTAGAGTGTGTGTGCAGTGACTAGTTCAGACAGCTCCCATCTCTTCAGGATGCCTCTGCCGGACAACAGCTTCTGCTGCACTGGTCAGACATCTGAAACTAAGTGGCCCAGCATCAAGCGACTGGACATACAGATCCTCTTTTGATTCAGTCCTGCATCTAGAAAGTGTGTAGAGCCTGTGCTATCTTTTTTCATCTTCCAAAGGAAGTCTGGTTCCAAAAAGAACATGATCTTGCAGACTTTGGAAAGTACATATGACCTTGATGCCCTTCAGTCATTAGACTCTACTTCAGTGACTGATTCCTCTGACAGGTAATTTTGTGGTAGCTCACTCTAAGGATCTTTTTCATCTGAGCATGTAAAAGGACAGCACTGAAGTGCCTGGGGCTTTGCCAGCCTTTCTAGGTCTTCCATAATGTAGTAGTAACCTCAGCTGTGTTTCAGAAACTAAAGTGGCATGGGCTgtatttgctgtttattttttaacccCATATGAGATGACATGCACTGCATGTGCCTTTAGGACCATTTTATTGCAAAAGATAAAGCAACTTATGTTGATAAGCTCAAAAAAGCTTGTATATGTTACAGAAGGagttctgctgctttcttcaaACAAATATACCTCTTTGAACATTTATCTATATATGTAAGCtatcttggtttttttaataaaacagcaTTTAGAGACTTTAGTAGGCTGCAAGTAAGTTGATTGCTATGAAAGATAAAGAGGAGTGTGTTCTGTGATTGCTTTTCTTAATGGAAGGGTGTATTCTTAAAAGTTTTGAGGCTTCCGCGTAATTTTACGGTGTTTATGAATAGGATGTGTAAGTTTAGACAAGAGTTGGATTAAACCACTTTCATACTTTGAGTTTTGACAATTTGAGGATCGTCCcaagaagtaaataaaaatgcactttGAGAAATGAGCGCCATAGTTGTTCTGTAAACTGAAGATAAACCATTTGAACAGCAACAAGCCCTGAAGTGCCCTTTATAAATGCTTGACAAAAGATAGCTGTGCAACTTTCCTGTGAAAGAGCATTTGAAAGCTTAATGTCATTGCTTGAAGTTCAAGCTTTAGAAAAAATTATATCCCATATGCATATATCCCTTATGCACATCCTAAAGAACATGTGTGCTCTAGCTGTTCCTGATGTCTTGGCCATCACTGCCATGCTTTTAGCAGAGCAAAAGTGAAACATTGGGGAGTCTCTGCAGGGTACCAATCTTTGGTGCTGCAAGAGTACATTCAATATGGAGAACAATATGTGGTAGTAAGCTGCTGCATTAAAAGTTAAACCACAGTATTGAGAGTAACTGTAAGTTAGGATTTAGGCCTTTTTCTCAGGTAGCCCCAAATCaagccccaaacaaacaggTTTTCAGACAATAAATCTGGTGTCTGAGTTGAAGTCCCCAGTAAATTCAGTTTATGGGCTTGAGTTTTGTCCAGCCCACGTAATGTCCCTTGTTGACAGAGAAAGATGTGTTCAGCAGAATGGTAGTGAGGAGCTGGGTCAGGAGATGGGGGATATCAGCAGTTGCTCTGCTCATACCTAACTCTCTCTATCCTTAATCATTTTTTCAAGCCACCACGCTATTGCTGtgaactgcagcagcacagattaGTGGTAAAAACTCTGCATACAAATATATTTGTGGCAGCTGACAGTGTCCTGTGCTTTTAGTCTGGGTAGAATGGTTGAATTGATGATAGTTAAAACTGGAACTTAATGTTTCTTCTAAGGGGAAGCGATGAGCTTTTACTGTGTAAAACCACTGTTTCATCCAGAATTGGTTTTGATAACCTCTAGAGTGGACTCCAGCCTGGTTTATGTTACCACACCAGGGGGATCATGCAGAATCtgctgtttttattaatttgcatTATGCTTACTTAGTTGACAGGTTTTGAGCTATTTCAGTCATATTTCCAAACATAACGATTTAAAAAATAGTGTTACTTTTGCTGATAAAATGAGTTTCCCTTATGGCAATTCAGTTAAAATTTATGTGGCTAATAAATATCTTGGCTCATGGTTATTAAAACTATAAATGCTGTTAAAAGCCTGATTTGCAAGTAATATGGCAAACGtgagttttaatttctttccatttcctgtTAGTTCCATGAGCCTGGCACAGCATGGCTTTTATTGCTGTAAGGGGTGTGAACACTCATGTTTTCATTGGTTCCTTTGATAACTTTGCTTAATGTatgtattttcttaaatgaTACTGGATGGAACATAACCAGCAACTGCTGCTTGCAAAATAAAGTGCAGTTCTTTTGGTCCTCCTAGTGTGTCACTCCTCCCCCAGTGACTAGTGACATGGGTAGTTCTCCAGTTAAGAAACCACTGTGTGTTCTGACTGATCCAGAGCTGTAGTAGGTACATTTTTAAACCAATCCATAAAAGAGAAGTCAATCCTAAATTTGACAGAGAGTGTCTGTAAATGcttgaaattctgcttttcccagtgtATAATACAGAACTTCAGATAATTCCCTCTTAAATCCTGTTAATGGCTCTTGAATAGCTCTCCTCACACTAGAGACTCCTCTTCTGAGTGGTGGTTTAATGACAGACTGGTGGGTCTTAAATGCTTTTCTCATTGTGACCAACTTAAACCCACAGTTTTTCTCAAAGTCTCCTGTGTCCTGGCAACACTTGTGTGGTCCTGCAGGCCTTGAACCACCCAAGAGTGAAGGATGAAGCTGAGGGGGAAAGACACTTCTCAAGATCAAGCATTAATGCAGTGTTGTAGGAGACTAGATTCCGGTTCTTGCATGTTGGCTGCCATGTGGATTTGAGGATTTACTGGGGTTGGCAAAGGATTAGAGGGTCCTGGGGCTTGACCCTTTCTGCTCACttgcttttcagtttctcaGGGTTTGGATAAATCCCAGTGCTTGAGTTTACACTAGCTGAAGCTTAACTTGCTGACAAGACAGCAGTATGGAGTGAGTACCTGCTTTTAAGAAGGTACTCAAATTGAGCTGTGTTCCCTCTCCAAAAGAAGCATCTGGTATTTGAGCTCTGACCTGTGTGTCATGTGGTGGGCAGTGCCGCATGAGGTGTTTCTACCACAGCTGCTCATTAGCCTGGCCACTCCCTGAAGGGACCTGGCCACTCCAGGGAGCAGGTGGCACATTTTAAGAAGCTTGCATGTGCCCAAAGGTGAGAATTGGGCAAGCTGGGGCTCTATGCTGGAAGCAGCTCTTCAAACTACTGCAGTTACTTCCTCCATGTTTACTGCCTCCTTTTCTATCCAGCCAAATCAGAGTTTCTGATGCCTGCAAggacaaaaaatgaaaatcaacaGTCTACACAGAGCATTATCATGCATAGGGACAGAGCTGCAATCAGCCTTGTTGACTGGAAAGTGCCAGAGGGAAACACCTCCAGTGCTTCTTGAACTGAGGGCTGGCATTATTCCTGTGGTACTTGGTGTGCCTTCAGCACAGTGCCCAAGGGTCCTGCCTTGCTTAAGTCCATCAGTTCCGTGGCTGGGAATTGAACTCTGTGCAAATATTTTGGATGAGCTGATTAACATAGCGGTAGAGGTTGTCAAATTCATCCACAAAGAAGGAATGCTCCTTAGCAGGGTCTGATGCAATGGCTTCCAGTTCATCTGGGGCTGCCCAAGCAACTCCAATGGAATAAGCAATGACTCCTGGAAAGAAACCTGAAGTTTAGAATAAGCATAAAAGTTTTCATTGCATTAAATCTTATTTAAGACCAATACCTATCTTCACTAGAAAGCCAAAGAAGTCCTGTGTtactaaaacaggaaaaatcccTTGAGATGTCCTAGATAGCTGCATTTGTGATGATTTAtaagttttttttctgaagttcctTATTCAGCTATTAAACAGATGCTGATCTTGTTGGAGCTCAGTGGGACCCCAGGGACAAGTACTACTCTTCCTTCATAAGGTTTCATCCAGTGCCTTCGAGTCATAGGAAACTGCATTTATCTGACCTGGATGAGTGCTGAGGCatgaggggagagcaggcagTGATAGAAGACCTTACCATTTTGGTGAGCTGCCATGGCTGGCATGCTGACATCATCGTAAGACCTGCCATCTGTGATGAGAATCATGATCTTCCTTTTGTTGGGTTTGGACTTGCTGAACAGCTGCTCTGAGGCGTAGCTAATGGCTGCTCCCGTGCTGGTGCCACCACTCCAGTAACTGATCCTTTTGATAGCGTTCAGCACATCCTGCTTCGTGCTGTGCTTGTCAAAGCTGAACTCCAGCCTCTGCTCGTAGGTGTACTGCACTGCTCCGATGCGCGTGTCGGTGTCCGAAATCTCGAACTCCTTGCTGATGTTGGCTACAAACTGGAGGACCGTGCGGAAGTTGCCGGTGCCGACGCTGCTGGAGCCGTCGATCACGAAGCCGATATCGGCGGAATTGAGGCACGTTTTGCTGCAGGCCAGCCGGTCGGTGTCGCACACCCGCTTCACCAAGGGCTGCACCACCTTGTGGAGGCTGAACCAGCTGGGCACATTGATGGAATAGAAGCCACTTGTCCTGCACACTGCCTGCAAGGCAACATGAGGATAAATGCAATGGAAATTCAGTCTGCATGTTTCTGCTGGGGTATGTAGTTAAATTGTAAATATAGGCTCCTGGAaagagcagtgctggagtcTGAAATGGCCTCTCCCGCAATCACCATCTGCTTCCCTGGGAAATGATGTCAGTATAACATCACGGATACTTGTGTAATGTGacagcttttcctgcctttttttttagagCTGTGGGATGGAGCTGATATTACAGTAGTGAGAGAACTGTAATAAGCAAGTTTGCCACCTGTCAAGGTTTTTTACGTGAGTTACATTGTTCACGGGAAAAGCATCCAAATTACAGAGCTGCTCTTAGTGTGGCTCCCATGGACATTGCAGGAGCCTGTGTGTTTGCCAGGTGCCAACTTCAGCTCCCATCATTCAGAACAGCAAGGAAAGTTTTGCCTACTGGCAAACCCTACTACCTTCAAGTGAAACCTGGGGCTTAAGCTGAGGAAAACTTGGTTCATACCCTTCTAAACAGAAAAACCCAGGCTCACTGTATTTGCTCTGccaaatagtaaaaaaaaaaaaaaaaaaaaaaattatatatatatataaaattaatttttataagtCAATACTCATAAGGGCCAGATCGACAGGAGGCTTCTATAGGGTTAGTGGGAGTCAGGTCAGCATGGGCAGGAAGtagggctggcacagcagaggacaagaggacatgGGGGAAGTCAAGGGGTGGAGGAGGGGAGTGATGCAAACAGGCTGGATCAAATCATCTTTGGCTTTAGTGCCTTTTAAATACCAATTCCTCAGTTCTGTGGGTGAGAATATTTTGTTAAGCCAGGCTTTATCTATCAGCTTTGTGGAGGTGTGTGTATCTGACTGTTTTAATAGACCGAGGCACTGGTCTTGACTTGCATAAAGCCCAACAGCTCCAAGGGAGTTACAGTTCCCTCCAGTCTGGGCTCCTCACGGTGTCTTGCTCTCATTTGTTCTTCTTACTCACTTCTATTTTAGTGTTACAATGCAGCAGTATCAAGTCACCATTCCCTCCTTACCTTCCTGTTCTGAGCCCACTCTACTCTcactcctgctgtgtctctggcATGTTTGCAGAGGCTCGCTGTAGCtttgctcttttaaaaacaCTAAATGCAAATGAGACTACAATCCAATTACATGCTGACCAGAGACAGTGCAGCTCTttggagcagctctgaaactcACGGGAGATTATTTCATGGCAGAGCAACCCAGCTCAGATGGgaatctgttttctgaaaataccAGATAATTCAGCCCTGTTTCCTAAGCCCAGCCTGGTTTTCCACTTGATAGATATCTCCTGCCCTAACTGGGTGCCAGCTTGTCCTGAAGCACTGTTATCAGACAGCTACTGTTGGTGCCAAATACAAATCAATCAAGGCtcacattctcttttttttttgctgtacaTGGCAGGGATTTATCCTTTTTCCAAGAGCTACCATGAAGTCCATAGCAGCCGAAacaaattactgaaaaataaccTTCATCCACAGTGGAAAGAGGATGTTTGAGTTATCCAGTATAGCTGAAAAACTAGACTGTGCCTATGTTGGGACTGTGCCACCCTTTGCTTGTGTGGGACCTGTTTGTAAATGCAACATTGACATTAGGTTGACAGGGCTCCTCATCCTTTCCCTAGTGGGAGATGCACAGCAGGAGGTTTGTGGAAAAAACAATTCCAAATTGCTCAGGCTGCAACTGTACTTTGTCACGCTGCTGTGTATTTGGAAAACCATGCATCTCAGTACAACTGCAGGTGTGTGCCAGGGTTTAGTCAGTCAAAAGCCATTTGCTTGATGATGTACCTCAAACCAGAACTTTACTGACTTCATCCCCTTTCTGACCTCAGCATGACTGCCTGGTTTTTGTACAGAAAAACTCAAGACAGTATGtacaagaaggaaaagaaataaccGTAAGTGGtaagaaggaaagggaaatggcCTGAATGAAGTCGCTTGGAAAATTTAGTCAGAGCCAAGCTCTTGGTCAGACTCAGCCCACTAAGTACCTTGTCCACAAAGTTCGGTTCAATAACATTCTGCTTTTCACTTTGAGCAGCTGCTTCAACAGTGACAAAGAAGATGTTGATCCCTGATTCTCTGGCCAGCCTGGAGGCCTCTTCCACTCGGTCGGTCGGCCACCCATCCACCATCACTACAACCACATTGGGTGCTCCACCTCGGTTTCCATTAGCATCCAGAAAGAAGTTTTTGTTAACAAATGAAAGTGCCTTCCCTGTAATAGAAGAGGAGTTGAGGAGGAGTTATGGATCTGGAAGCACTCTGATAATGTCCCATGAAATAGTAGGCAGAGAGCTGACTTAAGTGTTGGAggctgctgagagctggggaAAGCAGTTTCTGTGGCTGCGTGAGCAGGAGGGGAGGCCACTGCTACTGGTGCCATTGCATCCTGAGCCCTCCTGCACTGAACCCCCTCCCTATGCCCCAGAGAGGTTGGGGGTGATGAGCTGGGTCAGCAAGTATCCCCGAAGTGTTGATGGGAACTGCCCACAAGGAGACAGCTATGTCCTGTCAACTTGCGATGGATTTGCAATGCCCTTGATCAACACATGCAGGTCATGGTGGGAGCAGTGCTCTCTCACCAGCCCTGCCCTAGCACTAAGCACTGTTTGGTCACAGCCTCTGTGTCCTGTGAGGAGGTGTGGGCTTGCTTTAGCCCAGGCTCGGAAGCCCTCCTTGATCTGAGGATGTGCAAGCAGCCCCATCACCTACCAACATTGGAAAGTCCCCCTTTTTGTTGAATTTTCTCAATGGCATTCCTTAGATCCTTGGAGTTGGCATAAGTTTTTAAGTTAAATTCTGTGGAAGGGTCATCACTAAAAGGAGAAATTAGAGCAAATGTCAGTGTTTTGCTTCACATACAACACAAAAGCCATAGGACTGGTCTGTGCTACCTGGCTCCTGAGTGCAAGCTGGAGTGAGGCCTTTAGCACATATCAGCCATAGAGCTACAGCTGCCAGAGTGTGCAGTAATGCCCTGCGGCAATGGGAATGTCGGGGAGACTCTTACCCATACTGAACAATGCCCATCAGAGGACCAGCGCTGCCAATGCCAAGGGCTTGAGCCACGTTACCAAGGAACCGCTTTTGGAGCTGAAAGCGGCGTTTGCCGATGCTCCAGCTCCCATCCATTAGGAAGGACAAATCAACCTTGCAATCTGAGGAGAGATAAAGAAACACGGAAGATATTTTTAGTCCTTTCTGATTGCTGTGCTTCTTGCAAGCAGCAAAGGCCTCAAAAGTCTGCATCCAGTGACTTGTCCTGCTGTGTAAGCTCTACAAAAAAAGCCTTTGACAAGGATAAGTCACAGCTGGGGGCTCAAGTCTGTCCTGCTTGCTGGTAAACACAGTCCTTGGCATGATTTTGTCCCATACAACATCTGAGCTTGGCTGTGTGATGAAAGGGCAAGAATCTTTTCACAGGGGTCAGTCTGGGAGCACTGCATTTTGGGAGCCAGGGAGGTCAGCCCCACAGGAGCAAGCTGGCTTGTATATCCTGTGCCCTCAGAGCCACAGATTGGGCTCAGCGTGCTTTATTTGCAGCCAGAGGT
The DNA window shown above is from Corvus hawaiiensis isolate bCorHaw1 chromosome 3, bCorHaw1.pri.cur, whole genome shotgun sequence and carries:
- the VIT gene encoding vitrin isoform X8, with the protein product MKATVIATFFGVFLTCTYTAKEATKKTKKAKLYVPQIDCDVKAGKIINPEFIAKCPPGCQDVKYRVYGTDIYASFSSVCNAAIHSGIIDNTGGKILVQKVAGHSGYRGSFSNGVRSLSLPRWRESFLVSEGKPRKGVTYPTTLEYSSSKSTTVKSEPKKPEQDLKGMKSADTANTSEKALEQGDTVRKENQTTPVPTPATQMATTTPTPMTTTTDPSTTMPQPTKTPAATRTTAAAAKTRPGLHRVRDMGSSSVHPAYASVVAAAARQVQAAQGRGQNTAFRGTSTSASNSNILRHNTAMETDSWKPGLSLFDTDCKVDLSFLMDGSWSIGKRRFQLQKRFLGNVAQALGIGSAGPLMGIVQYGDDPSTEFNLKTYANSKDLRNAIEKIQQKGGLSNVGKALSFVNKNFFLDANGNRGGAPNVVVVMVDGWPTDRVEEASRLARESGINIFFVTVEAAAQSEKQNVIEPNFVDKAVCRTSGFYSINVPSWFSLHKVVQPLVKRVCDTDRLACSKTCLNSADIGFVIDGSSSVGTGNFRTVLQFVANISKEFEISDTDTRIGAVQYTYEQRLEFSFDKHSTKQDVLNAIKRISYWSGGTSTGAAISYASEQLFSKSKPNKRKIMILITDGRSYDDVSMPAMAAHQNGVIAYSIGVAWAAPDELEAIASDPAKEHSFFVDEFDNLYRYVNQLIQNICTEFNSQPRN
- the VIT gene encoding vitrin isoform X1; the protein is MKATVIATFFGVFLTCTYTAKEATKKTKKAKLYVPQIDCDVKAGKIINPEFIAKCPPGCQDVKYRVYGTDIYASFSSVCNAAIHSGIIDNTGGKILVQKVAGHSGYRGSFSNGVRSLSLPRWRESFLVSEGKPRKGVTYPTTLEYSSSKSTTVKSEPKKPEQDLKGMKSADTANTSEKALEQGDTVRKENQTTPVPTPATQMATTTPTPMTTTTDPSTTMPQPTKTPAATRTTAAAAKTRPGLHRVRDMGSSSVHPAYASVVAAAARQVQAAQGRGQNTAFRGTSTSASNSNILRHNTGVQRQEPVATFQRAASSPAHLAMETDSWKPGLSLFDTGFSSKEELNPKPLEPISQGNQNCKVDLSFLMDGSWSIGKRRFQLQKRFLGNVAQALGIGSAGPLMGIVQYGDDPSTEFNLKTYANSKDLRNAIEKIQQKGGLSNVGKALSFVNKNFFLDANGNRGGAPNVVVVMVDGWPTDRVEEASRLARESGINIFFVTVEAAAQSEKQNVIEPNFVDKAVCRTSGFYSINVPSWFSLHKVVQPLVKRVCDTDRLACSKTCLNSADIGFVIDGSSSVGTGNFRTVLQFVANISKEFEISDTDTRIGAVQYTYEQRLEFSFDKHSTKQDVLNAIKRISYWSGGTSTGAAISYASEQLFSKSKPNKRKIMILITDGRSYDDVSMPAMAAHQNGVIAYSIGVAWAAPDELEAIASDPAKEHSFFVDEFDNLYRYVNQLIQNICTEFNSQPRN
- the VIT gene encoding vitrin isoform X7, whose protein sequence is MKATVIATFFGVFLTCTYTAKEATKKTKKAKLYVPQIDCDVKAGKIINPEFIAKCPPGCQDVKYRVYGTDIYASFSSVCNAAIHSGIIDNTGGKILVQKVAGHSGYRGSFSNGVRSLSLPRWRESFLVSEGKPRKGVTYPTTLEYSSSKSTTVKSEPKKPEQDLKGMKSADTANTSEKALEQGDTVRKENQTTPVPTPATQMATTTPTPMTTTTDPSTTMPQPTKTPAATRTTAAAAKTRPGLHRVRDMGSSSVHPAYASVVAAAARQVQAAQGRGQNTAMETDSWKPGLSLFDTGFSSKEELNPKPLEPISQGNQNCKVDLSFLMDGSWSIGKRRFQLQKRFLGNVAQALGIGSAGPLMGIVQYGDDPSTEFNLKTYANSKDLRNAIEKIQQKGGLSNVGKALSFVNKNFFLDANGNRGGAPNVVVVMVDGWPTDRVEEASRLARESGINIFFVTVEAAAQSEKQNVIEPNFVDKAVCRTSGFYSINVPSWFSLHKVVQPLVKRVCDTDRLACSKTCLNSADIGFVIDGSSSVGTGNFRTVLQFVANISKEFEISDTDTRIGAVQYTYEQRLEFSFDKHSTKQDVLNAIKRISYWSGGTSTGAAISYASEQLFSKSKPNKRKIMILITDGRSYDDVSMPAMAAHQNGVIAYSIGVAWAAPDELEAIASDPAKEHSFFVDEFDNLYRYVNQLIQNICTEFNSQPRN
- the VIT gene encoding vitrin isoform X3, with protein sequence MKATVIATFFGVFLTCTYTAKEATKKTKKAKLYVPQIDCDVKAGKIINPEFIAKCPPGCQDVKYRVYGTDIYASFSSVCNAAIHSGIIDNTGGKILVQKVAGHSGYRGSFSNGVRSLSLPRWRESFLVSEGKPRKGVTYPTTLEYSSSKSTTVKSEPKKPEQDLKGMKSADTANTSEKALEQGDTVRKENQTTPVPTPATQMATTTPTPMTTTTDPSTTMPQPTKTPAATRTTAAAAKTRPGLHRVRDMGSSSVHPAYASVVAAAARQVQAAQGRGQNTAFRGTSTSASNSNILRHNTAMETDSWKPGLSLFDTGFSSKEELNPKPLEPISQGNQNCKVDLSFLMDGSWSIGKRRFQLQKRFLGNVAQALGIGSAGPLMGIVQYGDDPSTEFNLKTYANSKDLRNAIEKIQQKGGLSNVGKALSFVNKNFFLDANGNRGGAPNVVVVMVDGWPTDRVEEASRLARESGINIFFVTVEAAAQSEKQNVIEPNFVDKAVCRTSGFYSINVPSWFSLHKVVQPLVKRVCDTDRLACSKTCLNSADIGFVIDGSSSVGTGNFRTVLQFVANISKEFEISDTDTRIGAVQYTYEQRLEFSFDKHSTKQDVLNAIKRISYWSGGTSTGAAISYASEQLFSKSKPNKRKIMILITDGRSYDDVSMPAMAAHQNGVIAYSIGVAWAAPDELEAIASDPAKEHSFFVDEFDNLYRYVNQLIQNICTEFNSQPRN